In Stieleria varia, one genomic interval encodes:
- a CDS encoding DmsC/YnfH family molybdoenzyme membrane anchor subunit yields MSATLSPVPLPVVDQETDLITLLLRQQSDLTAVEEFSQWHTELHCEVPSGPVQEKYYRSLLPASAPGPGQQFAFEVDLDSCSGCKACVVACHTLNGLEDEESWRKVGTLSLGVSVAGDGSLPGIQHVTTACHHCEDPGCLNGCPVKAYDKDPVTGIVRHLDDQCIGCKYCTMMCPYEVPQYSDRLGIVRKCDMCHQRLSVGEAPACVQSCPNEAIKIRIVDIGEETSQRLVPGAPESRITKPTTRFVSTRSNAIDCAVPQDHLVDHVAESHWPLAVMLTTTQAAVGLLAVELIVFAIQRISGNAGSDWLTPVLATTALATAGLGMGIAPLHLGQPFRAWRIFLGLRTSWLSREGVVLGKFTGLLALSVALLWLPKIEGYLPQSVVSIIQWIPAWTPRVAIVGAFLAGLAGLYCSAMIYIATKRQLWRMERTFPRFFGTCVITGTTCSLPVLIATGSTRVAIALGTLAIVAAGLKLVWEWRVQLSPRDVDSTTHFDSLDNRCRRLVWGQLSQLTKLRLATGALGIALLVLTIVASPWLTVSTALGCLAAACVIAGELCERLLYFSSVVHDRMPGTL; encoded by the coding sequence ATGAGTGCTACCCTTTCACCAGTCCCGTTGCCCGTCGTCGATCAAGAAACCGACTTGATCACGTTGCTGCTGAGACAACAGAGCGACCTGACTGCGGTGGAAGAATTCAGCCAGTGGCATACAGAATTGCACTGCGAAGTACCCAGTGGCCCTGTTCAGGAAAAGTATTACCGCAGCCTCTTGCCCGCCTCCGCTCCAGGGCCTGGTCAGCAGTTTGCGTTCGAAGTCGATTTGGATTCATGCAGCGGTTGTAAAGCCTGTGTCGTCGCTTGCCACACTCTCAATGGTCTGGAGGACGAGGAGAGTTGGAGAAAGGTCGGAACGTTATCTCTCGGTGTCAGCGTTGCGGGCGATGGCAGCTTGCCTGGCATCCAACACGTGACCACAGCATGTCATCATTGCGAAGACCCCGGATGTCTCAATGGTTGTCCGGTCAAGGCCTACGATAAAGATCCCGTGACCGGTATCGTCCGGCATTTGGATGACCAGTGCATCGGGTGCAAGTACTGCACGATGATGTGTCCCTACGAGGTCCCTCAGTACAGTGATCGTCTTGGCATCGTTCGCAAATGCGATATGTGCCATCAGCGACTGAGCGTCGGCGAAGCACCCGCCTGTGTGCAGTCCTGCCCCAATGAAGCGATCAAGATTCGGATCGTCGACATAGGTGAGGAAACATCCCAGCGTTTGGTGCCCGGCGCACCAGAATCACGAATTACCAAACCGACGACGAGATTCGTTTCAACTCGATCCAACGCCATCGACTGCGCGGTGCCTCAGGATCATTTGGTGGATCATGTTGCGGAAAGTCATTGGCCATTGGCGGTCATGCTGACGACGACACAAGCCGCTGTGGGGCTGTTGGCGGTCGAGCTCATTGTATTTGCCATCCAGCGAATCTCTGGCAATGCGGGTTCGGATTGGCTGACACCCGTATTGGCAACAACGGCATTGGCGACAGCAGGGCTGGGAATGGGGATCGCTCCCTTGCACTTGGGGCAACCTTTCCGAGCATGGCGAATCTTCCTCGGTTTGAGAACCAGTTGGCTCAGTCGCGAGGGAGTCGTGCTCGGCAAATTTACCGGCCTATTGGCTCTTTCTGTTGCCCTCCTTTGGCTGCCGAAGATCGAAGGTTACCTGCCGCAAAGCGTTGTATCCATTATTCAATGGATTCCCGCTTGGACGCCGCGAGTTGCCATCGTGGGTGCGTTTCTCGCAGGCCTTGCAGGCCTGTATTGCAGCGCAATGATTTACATCGCGACCAAGCGACAGCTTTGGAGGATGGAGCGCACCTTCCCTCGGTTCTTTGGAACCTGTGTTATCACCGGGACGACTTGTTCGTTGCCCGTTCTGATCGCAACCGGTTCGACAAGGGTGGCAATCGCCTTGGGTACTCTCGCCATCGTCGCGGCAGGCCTGAAGCTCGTGTGGGAGTGGAGGGTTCAACTATCACCACGCGATGTGGACTCAACAACACATTTCGACTCTTTGGACAACCGCTGTCGGCGACTCGTTTGGGGGCAACTCTCGCAACTCACCAAACTGCGGCTTGCCACTGGGGCACTCGGAATCGCACTCCTGGTGTTGACGATCGTGGCGAGTCCCTGGCTCACCGTCTCGACGGCGTTGGGCTGTCTGGCGGCCGCCTGTGTCATCGCAGGGGAACTGTGTGAGCGATTGCTGTACTTCAGCAGCGTGGTTCATGACCGGATGCCAGGAACGTTATAG
- a CDS encoding ABC transporter ATP-binding protein, with translation MAGYVEFFRLGKTYDTPNGPAVIVEDFNLNMEMGEYVCLLGHSGCGKSTVLTMTAGLNSITTGGIVVANHEITGPGPDRGVVFQSPCLMPWMTALENVLLGVNQVYPHGTKKQRRDIAGYYLTLVGLGSSLNTRASELSQGMQQRVGIARAFALKPKMLLLDEPFGMLDSLTRMELQEILLEILIRDKVTTLMITHDVDEALFMSDKVVMMTNGPRARVGKVFEMPFDRPRVRSEVLEHPDYYDLRGDMITFLEDQDHKKRKQDAEKLDQKKKEEAEGVLAI, from the coding sequence TTGGCCGGCTACGTTGAGTTTTTTCGTCTCGGTAAAACCTATGACACGCCCAATGGGCCAGCGGTCATCGTGGAAGATTTCAACCTGAACATGGAAATGGGCGAGTACGTTTGCTTGCTCGGCCACTCAGGTTGCGGGAAAAGCACCGTTCTGACGATGACGGCGGGACTCAACTCGATCACAACCGGCGGTATCGTCGTGGCAAACCACGAGATCACCGGTCCCGGACCCGACCGTGGGGTCGTTTTTCAGTCACCATGCTTGATGCCTTGGATGACTGCACTGGAAAACGTCCTGCTGGGTGTCAATCAGGTCTATCCACACGGAACCAAAAAGCAAAGACGGGACATCGCGGGATACTATCTGACGCTGGTCGGCCTCGGCAGCAGTCTCAACACGAGGGCGTCTGAACTCAGTCAGGGCATGCAACAAAGAGTCGGCATCGCTCGGGCATTCGCCCTGAAGCCAAAGATGTTGCTCCTCGATGAACCCTTCGGGATGCTCGATTCGCTCACTCGCATGGAGTTGCAAGAGATCCTGTTGGAGATCCTGATTCGGGACAAAGTCACCACGCTGATGATCACTCACGACGTCGATGAAGCTCTCTTTATGAGCGACAAAGTGGTGATGATGACCAACGGCCCAAGGGCGCGAGTCGGTAAGGTCTTTGAGATGCCGTTCGACCGCCCCCGTGTTCGATCGGAAGTCCTGGAGCATCCCGACTACTACGACCTGCGTGGTGACATGATCACTTTCTTGGAAGATCAAGATCACAAGAAACGGAAGCAAGACGCGGAGAAACTGGATCAGAAGAAAAAGGAGGAGGCAGAAGGCGTTTTGGCAATTTGA
- a CDS encoding ABC transporter ATP-binding protein: MSTALMTHRVKPSIRTETPPASKLSMRGVGKGFGSGVSRKEILHDIDLEIADGEFVAIVGFSGSGKSTLTKLLAGLETPDTGTVLMDGMAISGPGPERGIVFQNYSLLPWLTVRGNVALSVDAVFRSWTKAERKDHVEKFIEMVGLSHAAHRRPHELSGGMRQRTSLARTLALKPQVLLLDEPLSALDALTRSVLQEEILKIWEEERQTCLLITNDVDEAILLADRIVPLNPGPNATLGPSFVVGLDRPRIKSELNHNESFKKLRNTVTKYLVDVRREARAKEAEASTAEVIELPDLQPRSLSLPSKAILNSPV; the protein is encoded by the coding sequence ATGAGTACCGCCTTGATGACGCATCGGGTGAAACCGTCGATCAGAACCGAGACGCCACCGGCATCTAAGCTTTCGATGCGGGGAGTCGGAAAAGGCTTTGGATCGGGGGTCTCTCGAAAAGAGATTCTGCACGATATCGATCTTGAGATCGCTGACGGCGAGTTCGTCGCCATCGTCGGATTCTCTGGCAGCGGAAAATCAACACTGACCAAACTGCTCGCCGGACTTGAAACGCCCGACACGGGCACCGTCTTGATGGATGGTATGGCGATCTCAGGCCCCGGACCCGAGCGGGGAATTGTTTTCCAGAACTACTCTCTCTTGCCGTGGCTGACCGTTCGAGGAAACGTAGCGTTGTCGGTCGATGCCGTTTTTCGATCGTGGACAAAAGCGGAGCGAAAGGACCATGTCGAAAAGTTCATTGAGATGGTCGGGCTTTCTCACGCGGCGCACCGGCGACCACACGAGCTTTCAGGCGGAATGCGTCAACGAACGTCTCTCGCCAGAACACTTGCTCTGAAGCCTCAAGTCTTGTTGCTCGATGAGCCGCTGTCCGCACTGGACGCTTTGACCCGTAGCGTTCTGCAGGAAGAGATCCTAAAGATCTGGGAAGAAGAGCGGCAAACGTGTTTGCTGATCACGAACGATGTGGATGAAGCGATCCTGTTGGCCGATCGGATCGTCCCACTGAATCCTGGCCCCAATGCGACGCTTGGTCCGTCCTTTGTCGTTGGATTGGATCGTCCACGGATCAAGTCGGAGCTGAACCACAACGAATCCTTCAAGAAACTCCGAAACACGGTTACCAAGTACCTGGTGGATGTACGCCGCGAAGCACGGGCAAAGGAAGCCGAGGCGTCAACGGCGGAGGTCATCGAGTTGCCCGATTTGCAACCTCGAAGTTTATCTCTGCCCTCCAAGGCAATCCTGAATTCACCGGTTTGA
- a CDS encoding ABC transporter permease, which yields MNWRGTALRFCKVTGLPILEPFVRLIAGEDPKEQFKGIAKYVLVPAVAIGLFLAFWSFASRHVSANSVQLPGPMKTFSEGKRLFSEHFEQKRIDGERKREKKQEAIQLMADAARAQQQAEQATGKQKETLLANASTLEKRALAAANYKASSAPTFVDQIFNSLQTVMFGFIIATLIAVPVGVLCGMSPWFNAAITPLIQVFKPVSPLAWLPLAMLVILSMFSGTDEPWLPIAFLTSGITVCLCSLWPTLVNTTLGVSSVDQDYINVAKVLKLSWSQQLFKIILPASLPLMFAGMRISLGVGWMVLIAADMLAQNPGLGKFVWDEYQNNNQISFARIAFSVVIIGLIGLLLDRIMIFFRNLVSFGNPATA from the coding sequence ATGAATTGGCGAGGAACAGCATTACGGTTTTGCAAGGTAACGGGGCTTCCCATCTTGGAGCCATTCGTTCGCCTCATTGCCGGCGAAGATCCGAAAGAGCAATTCAAGGGCATCGCGAAGTACGTCCTGGTGCCAGCCGTCGCGATCGGGCTGTTTCTGGCGTTTTGGTCGTTCGCATCGCGACATGTGAGTGCCAATAGCGTTCAGTTGCCCGGACCGATGAAAACATTCTCCGAGGGCAAGAGACTTTTCTCGGAACACTTTGAACAAAAGCGAATCGATGGGGAGAGAAAACGTGAGAAGAAACAAGAGGCCATCCAACTGATGGCCGATGCGGCACGTGCTCAGCAGCAGGCCGAGCAGGCAACTGGCAAACAAAAAGAAACACTGCTGGCTAATGCCAGCACTCTGGAAAAACGCGCCTTGGCCGCCGCGAACTACAAAGCCTCCAGCGCCCCGACCTTCGTCGACCAAATCTTCAATAGCCTACAGACCGTGATGTTTGGTTTTATCATCGCGACGCTGATTGCGGTTCCGGTCGGCGTGTTGTGTGGCATGAGCCCTTGGTTCAATGCCGCGATTACACCGTTGATCCAGGTCTTCAAGCCTGTGAGTCCGTTGGCGTGGCTGCCGTTGGCGATGCTGGTGATCCTCTCGATGTTCAGCGGAACGGATGAGCCGTGGTTGCCGATCGCCTTCTTGACATCAGGAATCACCGTATGTCTTTGTTCGCTATGGCCCACTTTGGTGAACACCACGTTGGGCGTTTCCAGTGTCGATCAAGACTACATCAATGTGGCCAAAGTGTTGAAGCTTTCCTGGTCCCAACAACTCTTCAAAATCATCTTGCCAGCCAGTCTGCCGCTGATGTTCGCCGGGATGCGTATCAGCCTCGGCGTGGGATGGATGGTGCTGATCGCAGCCGACATGTTGGCCCAGAATCCGGGACTTGGAAAATTCGTTTGGGACGAATACCAAAATAACAACCAAATCTCCTTTGCGCGGATTGCATTCAGCGTCGTGATCATCGGTCTGATCGGGCTGCTGCTCGATCGCATCATGATCTTCTTTCGCAACCTCGTCAGTTTCGGGAACCCCGCAACGGCATGA
- a CDS encoding CmpA/NrtA family ABC transporter substrate-binding protein encodes MLLPLSGCSESDVSIDDLRSAALEAGSGDAIDSTEPGNEPGNEPGAVAEILDLEKTDLVFGFIKLTDCAPIVIAKEKGYFDDEGLNVQVEAQSNWRDLLNRVITGELDGAHMLAGQPIGASVGVGADAPIITAYSLDYNGNGITVSNEIWVEMQKNDVKLQSPTPEHPIPATSLKPIVKAYKNKEGKPFPMGMVFPVSTHNYEIRYWLASSGIHPGMYSGEDDAKGVNDAEVELSVTPPPQMPKTLEGGTIFGYCVGEPWNQVAVATKIGVPVTTNYDIWNNNPEKVFGVSKDWAEKNPNTHLAVVKALIRAGKWLDAKDADGKFLNRIEAAKILSDSRYVGADEAVIANSMTGTFVFQETDVRSMPEFNVFFDGYASYPHYSDCIWFLTQMRRWGQISESKPASWYAAKAKEIYRPEIYRKAAELLISEGKVAATDFPAPDYDGYREPTTAFIDGNQYDAADPIGYINSFEIGNKEPTELAKQ; translated from the coding sequence ATGTTGTTGCCATTGTCTGGTTGCTCAGAGTCCGATGTCTCGATAGACGATCTGCGGTCTGCTGCATTGGAGGCCGGCTCCGGGGACGCAATCGATTCGACCGAGCCCGGTAATGAGCCCGGTAATGAGCCCGGCGCTGTGGCGGAGATCTTGGATCTTGAGAAAACCGATCTGGTCTTTGGATTCATCAAGCTGACGGACTGCGCCCCGATCGTGATCGCGAAGGAAAAGGGCTACTTCGACGACGAGGGACTCAACGTTCAGGTGGAGGCGCAGTCCAACTGGCGTGACTTGCTCAATCGAGTCATCACCGGTGAATTGGACGGCGCACACATGTTGGCCGGTCAACCCATTGGCGCCTCGGTGGGCGTGGGAGCTGACGCACCGATCATTACCGCTTACAGCTTGGATTACAACGGAAATGGAATCACGGTCAGCAACGAGATTTGGGTGGAGATGCAAAAAAATGATGTGAAGTTGCAGTCGCCAACTCCAGAGCATCCCATCCCTGCAACGAGTTTGAAGCCGATCGTTAAGGCCTACAAGAACAAGGAAGGGAAGCCGTTCCCCATGGGCATGGTCTTTCCCGTCAGCACGCACAACTACGAGATTCGTTACTGGTTGGCGTCCTCTGGAATCCACCCAGGGATGTATTCCGGCGAGGACGATGCAAAGGGAGTGAATGATGCCGAAGTCGAGCTGAGCGTTACTCCGCCTCCTCAGATGCCCAAGACTTTGGAGGGCGGGACGATTTTTGGTTACTGCGTCGGGGAGCCTTGGAATCAAGTTGCAGTGGCGACCAAGATCGGTGTCCCGGTCACCACAAACTATGACATCTGGAACAACAATCCTGAAAAGGTGTTCGGCGTCTCAAAGGACTGGGCTGAAAAGAATCCCAATACTCATTTGGCCGTGGTGAAAGCGCTGATTCGCGCGGGTAAATGGTTGGACGCCAAAGACGCCGACGGGAAATTCCTCAACCGGATCGAAGCCGCCAAAATCCTGAGTGATTCCCGCTACGTCGGTGCCGACGAAGCCGTGATCGCCAACAGCATGACCGGTACGTTCGTCTTTCAAGAAACCGATGTCCGCAGCATGCCGGAGTTCAATGTTTTCTTCGACGGCTACGCCAGCTACCCGCACTACAGCGACTGCATTTGGTTCCTGACTCAAATGCGTCGGTGGGGGCAAATCAGTGAGAGCAAACCAGCGAGCTGGTATGCGGCAAAGGCCAAAGAGATTTATCGGCCTGAGATCTATCGCAAGGCGGCTGAGTTGCTGATCTCTGAGGGCAAAGTGGCCGCGACCGACTTTCCTGCACCAGACTACGACGGTTATCGAGAGCCGACGACGGCCTTCATCGACGGCAACCAGTACGACGCTGCGGACCCGATCGGTTACATCAACAGTTTTGAGATCGGCAATAAAGAACCGACTGAACTGGCCAAACAATAG
- a CDS encoding alginate export family protein translates to MKSRFTRIRRRAFALAVFATLGSVPALSSIPAFAEAPAENMAWGELETTAVIDLNASEAIDGPIQQVSADDPVAPLVDAPADTSETTEPIPAPVIEYADMAPTAAPCACCNSTCCTKKKKDAATDKMKGAIKGVFYLNDYSYLNDKCYDGPSFCGDSLKGMLNGHLDVGGEARVRYHHENNMRGLGLTGRDDEFFLTRYRMFANLRLSENLRVYGEYLYADSAGEVFNNRPIEENRGELQNMFVDVNLTDSVSVRGGRQELLFGAQRLISPLDWANTRRTFDGGRVTYKGDDWNLDGFFVHPVNRDAAHEDKLDTTNNDVDFYGVYGSRKGTALGDLDVYYLALDDSVLDFDYHTLGSRVSGETDGKTMYDFEGGVQFGSNSPGFGDHSAGFMTGGLGRKLNLSLGGNDWNPVVWAWYDWASGGDDVPAARGDASFDHLFPLAHKYNGFMDLFGRRNLHDVNFQFITPLMTPKVNLLLWYHHFFLDQATTPYGVTMAPFNAANAAGDRELGQEIDVLFNVNINPRNNVLVGYSHFNAGAYYDTTVGVPTNADADFFYFQYQTQF, encoded by the coding sequence GTGAAGTCTCGATTTACACGCATTCGCCGTCGCGCGTTTGCATTGGCAGTCTTTGCCACCCTGGGCAGTGTCCCAGCTCTGAGTAGCATTCCGGCGTTTGCGGAAGCTCCCGCCGAAAACATGGCGTGGGGCGAGCTCGAAACCACTGCCGTGATCGATCTGAATGCTTCAGAAGCGATTGACGGTCCGATTCAACAAGTCAGTGCGGACGATCCGGTTGCCCCGTTGGTGGATGCGCCAGCGGACACGTCGGAAACTACGGAGCCGATTCCCGCGCCGGTGATCGAGTATGCAGACATGGCGCCGACTGCGGCGCCGTGTGCATGCTGCAATAGCACTTGCTGCACCAAGAAGAAGAAAGATGCGGCAACGGACAAAATGAAAGGCGCCATCAAAGGCGTCTTTTACCTCAACGACTACAGCTACCTGAATGACAAGTGCTACGACGGGCCTTCGTTCTGTGGCGATTCCCTGAAAGGCATGCTGAACGGACACTTGGACGTCGGTGGTGAAGCCCGCGTGCGTTACCACCATGAGAACAACATGCGTGGTCTGGGATTGACGGGTCGCGACGACGAGTTCTTTTTGACCCGATATCGAATGTTCGCAAATTTGCGTTTGAGTGAAAACCTGAGAGTCTACGGTGAATACCTCTACGCCGATTCCGCAGGTGAAGTTTTCAACAATCGACCGATTGAAGAAAACCGTGGCGAGTTGCAAAACATGTTCGTGGATGTCAACTTGACCGATTCGGTCAGTGTTCGTGGTGGTCGTCAAGAGTTGCTCTTTGGTGCCCAACGCTTGATCTCGCCATTGGATTGGGCCAACACGCGTCGCACCTTTGACGGTGGTCGCGTGACTTACAAGGGCGACGATTGGAATCTGGACGGATTCTTTGTCCATCCCGTCAATCGCGACGCGGCTCACGAGGACAAACTCGATACGACGAACAACGATGTCGATTTCTATGGCGTCTATGGATCACGCAAAGGAACTGCATTGGGAGATCTGGATGTCTATTACCTCGCGTTAGACGATAGCGTCCTGGATTTTGACTATCACACGCTGGGGTCTCGCGTGTCAGGCGAAACCGATGGCAAGACCATGTACGACTTCGAAGGCGGTGTGCAATTCGGCTCCAACAGTCCAGGTTTTGGGGATCACAGCGCCGGATTCATGACAGGCGGACTGGGACGAAAGCTGAACCTCAGCTTGGGTGGAAACGATTGGAATCCGGTGGTCTGGGCTTGGTATGATTGGGCATCCGGTGGAGACGATGTGCCGGCCGCGCGTGGCGACGCCAGTTTTGACCACTTGTTCCCGCTGGCGCACAAGTACAACGGCTTCATGGACTTGTTCGGTCGTCGAAATCTTCACGACGTGAACTTTCAGTTCATCACGCCGCTCATGACTCCCAAAGTGAATCTGCTGTTGTGGTATCACCACTTCTTCTTGGATCAAGCCACCACGCCATACGGTGTGACCATGGCTCCGTTCAATGCTGCAAACGCGGCCGGCGATCGAGAGCTGGGGCAAGAGATCGATGTGCTGTTCAACGTCAACATCAATCCTCGCAACAATGTCTTGGTCGGCTACTCTCACTTTAACGCAGGAGCCTACTACGACACGACGGTCGGCGTTCCGACCAACGCGGACGCTGATTTCTTCTACTTTCAGTACCAAACACAGTTCTGA
- a CDS encoding SPFH domain-containing protein: protein MLGFRYLKATPTTYLMRFRNGTAVAQGVGISMWYFQPGSVIVQVNVASQDLPFVFEQQTSDFQDVTIQGNMSFRIAHPDALIKQLDFSVDSRGRYQSEDPDTLRDRLVRLTQVEAAEYVRSHSLEQMLVAGADLGGRLKAFLQSAPEPSLLGIEIDSLQILTIKASPEMQAALQAETREATLQKADQAVHQRRKLAIESEQEIRERELHNERVIQEKQREVREAELAADVAIEQGRAELVSRQAENEKTLAAARVETLQKTLTAMKGVDWKTIAASSESTDAKQMIALAFGQLAENARKIGRLDISPDLLKQLTENSD, encoded by the coding sequence ATGCTCGGTTTTCGCTACCTCAAAGCCACACCCACGACGTACTTGATGCGGTTCCGAAATGGGACCGCGGTTGCTCAGGGCGTCGGCATCTCGATGTGGTACTTCCAGCCCGGCAGTGTGATCGTGCAGGTCAATGTCGCCAGTCAAGACTTGCCATTCGTGTTCGAGCAGCAAACATCTGACTTTCAAGACGTGACCATCCAAGGCAACATGTCGTTCCGAATCGCCCACCCGGATGCCCTCATCAAGCAACTGGATTTTTCGGTGGACAGCCGCGGACGCTATCAGTCCGAAGACCCCGACACACTACGCGATCGGCTTGTCCGATTGACCCAAGTGGAGGCCGCAGAGTACGTCCGCAGTCATAGCCTGGAGCAAATGTTGGTCGCCGGGGCTGACTTGGGCGGTCGCTTGAAGGCTTTCCTGCAATCCGCCCCGGAACCGAGCTTGCTCGGAATCGAGATCGATTCCCTGCAAATCTTGACCATCAAAGCGTCACCCGAAATGCAAGCGGCACTGCAAGCAGAAACGCGAGAAGCCACGCTGCAGAAAGCCGATCAAGCGGTGCATCAGAGACGCAAATTGGCGATCGAAAGTGAACAAGAGATTCGCGAGCGTGAATTGCACAACGAACGTGTGATCCAAGAGAAACAACGCGAGGTTCGCGAAGCCGAGTTGGCCGCTGATGTCGCGATCGAGCAAGGACGAGCGGAACTCGTCTCCCGCCAAGCCGAAAACGAAAAGACCCTCGCCGCCGCGCGCGTCGAGACGTTGCAAAAAACATTGACCGCGATGAAGGGAGTCGACTGGAAAACCATCGCCGCATCGTCAGAATCCACCGACGCCAAGCAGATGATCGCGTTGGCCTTTGGTCAGTTGGCCGAAAATGCCAGAAAGATCGGACGCTTGGATATCTCGCCCGATTTGCTGAAACAGTTGACCGAGAACTCGGACTGA
- the mntR gene encoding manganese-binding transcriptional regulator MntR, with protein sequence MAAEKSRSGASPTQAGSPAKNPARNSGGNNPYLRTRRDHASETAEDYVEAIDDVLREREVCRASDLAKCFAVSHVTVHRIVARLKDEGLLETEPYRPITLTAKGKRLAKKARERHELVYEFLLAIGVAPATAAVDAEGIEHHVSSETLDRLAAVLPTLSET encoded by the coding sequence TTGGCCGCAGAAAAGTCCCGCTCGGGTGCGTCTCCGACTCAGGCAGGTTCGCCAGCGAAGAACCCGGCGAGAAATTCCGGCGGAAACAACCCCTATTTGCGGACCCGTCGTGACCATGCCAGTGAGACCGCGGAAGACTACGTCGAAGCGATCGACGACGTGTTGCGAGAACGGGAGGTTTGCAGGGCCAGCGATTTGGCGAAGTGTTTTGCCGTCAGTCATGTGACGGTCCACCGGATTGTTGCCAGATTGAAAGACGAAGGTCTATTGGAGACGGAGCCGTACCGACCGATCACGTTGACGGCCAAAGGCAAGCGGTTGGCAAAGAAAGCACGTGAGCGACACGAGCTGGTCTACGAATTCTTGCTCGCCATCGGCGTCGCTCCGGCCACCGCAGCCGTGGACGCTGAAGGCATCGAGCACCACGTCAGCAGCGAAACCCTCGATCGCCTTGCCGCAGTCCTGCCGACCCTGTCTGAGACCTGA
- a CDS encoding metal ABC transporter solute-binding protein, Zn/Mn family, producing the protein MFSSRRLHRPLLRNPHVTVVGIAVLVSSIVLLGCQPSATPSGSEATQTYSGTYPIQAVATVGMVADLVRTIGGPQVNVQQICGSGVDPHLYKPTRDDVQLILSADVVFYCGLLLEGKMGDTLQKVSKMKPCIAVAEQIDDELLLKPTEFEGHYDPHVWNDVSAWSKCVDAVAQSLSKFDPGNKNLYEERAKAYEKTLTELHAYGKRVIATVPEKNRVLITSHDAFNYFGRAYELDVMGIQGLSTESEAGLQRINELVDLLVDRDVKAVFIESSVSRKNIDALIEGSLSRGHAVKIGGELFSDAMGQAGTYEGTYVGMLDHNITLVAGALGGDVDPKGFSGKLAGTAETEQP; encoded by the coding sequence ATGTTCTCTTCGCGTCGTCTGCATCGCCCCTTGCTGCGAAATCCACACGTTACCGTTGTGGGCATCGCTGTTCTGGTTTCATCAATCGTACTACTGGGCTGTCAACCGTCGGCCACTCCGTCTGGATCAGAGGCAACGCAGACGTACTCGGGGACTTATCCGATTCAGGCGGTTGCCACGGTCGGCATGGTCGCGGACTTGGTTCGTACGATCGGTGGCCCCCAAGTCAATGTGCAGCAGATCTGCGGCTCCGGCGTGGATCCCCACTTGTACAAACCCACGCGTGACGATGTTCAACTGATTCTGTCTGCCGATGTGGTGTTCTATTGCGGATTATTGTTGGAAGGCAAAATGGGGGACACGCTGCAAAAGGTTTCTAAGATGAAGCCGTGCATCGCCGTGGCCGAGCAAATCGACGACGAACTGCTGCTCAAACCCACTGAGTTCGAAGGTCACTACGACCCGCACGTTTGGAACGATGTCTCCGCTTGGTCGAAGTGCGTCGATGCGGTCGCTCAGTCGCTCTCAAAGTTCGATCCGGGCAACAAGAACCTGTACGAAGAACGCGCCAAAGCGTATGAGAAGACGCTGACGGAGCTTCATGCGTACGGCAAACGTGTGATCGCCACGGTCCCGGAAAAAAATCGTGTGCTGATCACGTCGCACGATGCGTTCAACTATTTCGGACGCGCATATGAGCTGGATGTGATGGGCATTCAAGGATTGTCGACGGAGTCCGAAGCCGGCTTGCAGCGAATCAACGAACTGGTCGACTTGCTGGTCGACCGCGACGTCAAAGCCGTTTTCATCGAGAGCAGTGTGTCACGCAAGAACATTGACGCATTGATCGAAGGCTCGCTCTCACGCGGTCACGCGGTCAAGATCGGTGGCGAGTTGTTCAGCGATGCGATGGGGCAAGCGGGTACCTACGAAGGAACCTATGTGGGGATGCTGGACCACAACATCACATTGGTCGCCGGTGCGTTGGGTGGTGACGTTGACCCGAAAGGATTCTCAGGCAAGCTCGCTGGCACTGCGGAGACAGAGCAACCATGA